One genomic window of Arachis stenosperma cultivar V10309 chromosome 10, arast.V10309.gnm1.PFL2, whole genome shotgun sequence includes the following:
- the LOC130957193 gene encoding uncharacterized protein LOC130957193 — protein MLTEECNAVIQRGIPPKLKDPGSFVVSCTIGKMTLENALCDLGASINLMPLSMMRKLTIEEIKPTRMSLVMADRSIKTSNRVVENLLVKVGEFIFPADFVILDTEGEGNNSIILGRPFLATARATIDVEKGEMTFRVHNEQMVINIFKSMQHSPEQENYMKVDMIESLVEEIFEANYQEQQEEEVEDELLEDDNQEEQGEEVVEISIEDKEKDKQKQELKPLPSHLKYVFLGEAEALPVIINSSLNMEEETSLIEVLRAHKIALGWTIENIKGISPAICMHKILLEEESKPIVQPQRRLNPAMKEVVQNEVMKL, from the coding sequence AtgctcactgaagaatgtaATGCTGTGATCCAAAGAGGAATTCCACcaaagcttaaagatccagggagctttgtGGTTTCATGCACCATAGGCAAGATGACATTAGAGAACGCTCTTTGTGATCTAGGTGCTAGTATCAACTTGATGCCCCTTTCAATGATGAGAAAGCTTACCATAGAAGAAATCAAACCTACCAGGATGTCACTAGTGATGGCCGATAGATCAATCAAGACATCCAATAGAGTTGTAGAAAATCTACTAGTGAAAGTTGGggagtttatcttccctgcgGACTTTGTCATCTTGGACACGGAAGGGGAAGGAAACAACTCAATTATCttgggaagaccattcctagctaCAGCAAGAGCTACTATTGATGTAGAAAAGGGAGAAATGACCTTCAGGGTGCACAATGAGCAAATGGTcatcaatattttcaaatcAATGCAACACTCCCCTGAGCAAGAGAACTACATGAAGGTGGATATGATAGAAAGTCTGGTAGAAGAAATATTTGAAGCCAATTATCAAGAGCAACAGGAAGAAGAAGTGGAGGATGAGTTATTGGAAGATGACAACCAGGAGGAACAAGGAGAGGAAGTGGTAGAAATATCCATTGAAGACAAGGAAAAGGATAAGCAAAAACAGGAGTTGAAACCTCTTCCTTCTCACCTCAAATACGTGTTTCTTGGAGAAGCAGAAGCCCTGCCAGTAATCATAAACTCCTCTTTGAACATGGAAGAAGAAACAAGTCTGATTGAAGTGTTGAGAGCTCACAAGATAGCCTTGGGTTGGACAATTGAGAATATCAAAGGCATTAGCCCTGCCATTTGTATGCATAAAATTCTGTTGGAGGAAGAATCAAAGCCTATAGTTCAACCACAAAGAAGGCtcaacccagccatgaaggaggtggttcAAAACGAAGTCATGAAGCTATAG